Genomic DNA from Haloterrigena alkaliphila:
GGGAGCAAATCGTTGAAGGAACCATCCGCACTGCAGATGGGGAAGAGATTCCGCACGAGTTCACTGGCGCTCGACTTACTGATCGAGAGGGGGAGTTGGTCGGTCTCGTTGGTGTTGGACGAAACATTGCTGAGCGGAAACAGCGTGAACAGCAACTCCAGCAGCAAAACGAGCGATTGAACGAATTTGCCAGCGTTGTCTCCCACGACCTGCGAAACCCGTTGAACGTCGCTCATGGGAACCTTGCACTCGTACGGGACGAGTATGAGAGTGGGGCACTTGACGAAATCGCAGCGGCGCTTGATCGCATGCAACTCCTAATTGATGACCTCCTCACACTAGCACAGGAAGGTCAGACACTGGAAGAGATGTGGTCAGTGAATTTAGCAGAGATAGCGAGAACGAGTTGGAAGAACGTTGAGACGAGAGACGCCGCCCTCAGTATTGACACAGATAGAACGATCTATGCTGATGCCAGCCGTGTCCAGCAGTTGCTCGAAAATCTCATCAGAAACGCAGTTGAACACGGCGGAGAGGATGTGACTCTGACGATCGGTGAGCTGACTCATGAAGATGGGTTCTACGTTGAAGATGATGGATCAGGTATTCCACCAGACAAACGTGACACGGTATTTCAGTCCGGATACTCGACGTCGACCGATGGAACCGGGTTCGGTTTGAGTATTGTTAAGAATATTGTTGATGCGCATGACTGGACTATTCAGGTGACAGAAGGGCGGACCGGTAGGACACGATTCGAGATCACTGGTGTTGAAGATTATTCCTAAACTGCTCGAGCGAAGTCCTTCGATGAGGTGCTGAATAAGGAAGAGAGGAGGTACATCGAGGCGGCCCTCGAATGGGGGTTATGTCCCTGTGTCCACTGTCTGGAGCCTGGGGTCTAGGTGGCGGTGAAGGTACTATTAGACGCTCATCGAGTTCAGTGAGTCACGGGACGACCGAGAGCGATCGGACCCGTGATCTTCGAGGACTCCTCGGAGGGCAGGAGTTCTTACCAAACAGCTATGTTCCTGTACGCTAGCTTGTTTGGTAAGACAAATGGCATCGCCACCAAAGCCACCAACCGAACTTCCGAAATATATCGCGGAAGGAACCCCAAAGCAAAACGACGCGACTCTCCATGCGCTTCGGGACTGGATTGACGAGCTACTTGCGTATCGGCAGGGCGTTGCTGCTGAAGAAATCACAGTAGAAGGTAACGAATCGATTGAAACTGTTGAAGAGTCAAGTGATGGCACGGTCGTGATCAAGAAGGTGAGTTGCGGGAAAGAGAACTGTAAGTGTCAACGCGGACAGTTGCATGGTCCGTACAAATACATCGTTCGGCGGAAGGGAGAGAAACTCAACTGGGACTACAGAGGACCAGTTGACAAGTGAGAGATGGAAAGACACCCACCCTACGTTTACGACGGAAAGACGGGGTATGGCCGAATTGTTAGTAGTAAGATCCAGCGGGTCTGTTACGACTGTTTTTCAGCTATGGCTACGAGTTCTGCTTTCGACACCGGATCGATCTCTACTCGAGTGTCCTCAGCCGTATAGAAGATCGATGTAGTGACGGTACGATCACTGACCCATTCTTCGAGGACGTGGTAGTAGACGCTGAGCTGGATTCGATACTCGGATTCAGCATGCTGACTGAGATCCGTTTTGAGGTCGATGATCTCGACGATATCGTCGGTCACGTGAACCTGTGAGCCAAATCCCTCCCTCTTCCACCCGAAACATCCTCGAAGATGCTGTCGTCCAGGAGCGAGTGTGGCGAATACCCTTCCGGTCCCGCTGGGCCGGGAACGTTGACGTCGAGTTGTGTGAGACTCTCCTCATCGACTAGAACTCTACGAGGATCTGTATTCGTTTCTCGAGAGAACCGGCCGACTACGACAAGTCGAACCGGAATTCATCCGGTTCCGGAATGAACGCACTGTCGTCGAGTGGAGCGTTCGTAAACGCCACGCGCAAGTGATCCGAAAAGGACCCAGTCACTCGTTATTGTGTGAAATTCCGGTTTCGCAGATAGAGAATCTCTGCCCGTCGCCAGGGATACCATTTGGCGATCGCTCTTCTGTAGGAGATTGTTGATACTGCTCAGCTATCGCTGTGGAATCGAAGAGAGCAAGGACACCGCGTCAGCGGTGTCCGTTAAGCATGATTCCGCTAGATGTGTTTGGGTCGGAATCGGTCGCAGCGGACCTGTTGGCGCAGGTTCGCTGGCGTAACGGTGTTACTTGCCCTCGCTGCCGTTCTGACCTGGCGGTCAAGAACGGCAGCTATGGGCACTTTCAGCGCTATCTCTGTAAGAATTGCGACCGCACGTTCAACGATAAGACCGGCACAATCTTCGCCCACTCGAAAGTCGCACTCAGAAAGTGGCTGTTCTCGATTTATGCGTTTCTTCGGTTTAACACGAGTCTTCGCCAACTTCAGCTAGAGATCGACGTCCAGTACAAAACGATCTACCAGCGCGTCGAGCGCTTTACGAAGGCGCTCGACGCGCCTTCGCTCGACCTCGTTGGTCCGGTCGAAATCGACGAAGTCTACGTTTCTGCAGGGCTAAAAGGCCGCGAGCGCGACCAAGAGTCGCGCTCGCGTGGCCTGTCCACACGTGGACGAGGATCGTACGATCAGGACAAACCGCCGGTGTTCACGATCGTCGATCGTGGCACCGGCGATCGATACGTGATCCCAGCGAAATCAGCCGATGAATCGACGATTCGGCTCCTTCTCGCAAACCGCGAGAAGGAGCCACTGACCGTCTACACTGACGGATTTCGCGCCTACGATCCACTTGCCGAGGACGACGCATTCGACCGCGAATACGTCGTCCACGGCGACGGCGAATACGCTGACGAAAACGTACACGTCAACACCTGCGAGAGCCACGGATCGCTGCTGCGACCGTGGCTCTCGCCTCATCGAGGCATCTCAAAAGATAAGCTTACACAGTATCTCCGAGCGTTTCAACTTCGACGCAAGCTACTGCGGAAACCAGGGAGAGAAGCCCTCAAACATGCTGTCAAAGCTACGCTGTGAAATCAACAAAGTGCTACACAAGAGCGTTGGCGATTCTATTCTGAGCAGTCTGGGATCTAGCAGAGTCAGCGACGCAGTATAACGATAGAGCAAGGCTCGAGTTACTCGAGCAACCCGAGATCCTCGAGGCGGTCAACGATTACGTCGACGGCTTCCTCGGCGTCTTCGACCTGCTTTCCGCCGGTCACGACCAGCTTCCCGGAGCCAAAGAGAAGGGCGACGACCTCGGGGTCATCGAGGCGGTAAACGAGCCCGGGAAACTGCTCGGGTTCGTACTCGATGTTCTCGAGACCGAGACCGATCGCAATCGCGTTCAGGTTGAGGTTCCGCCCCAGGTCGGCGCTGCTGACGATGTTCTGGACGACGATTTCTGGATCGTCCTCGACCTGAATCTGGAGGTTACGGAGTTTGTCGAAGACGATCTCCAGGCTCTCGTGGACGGCGTCAATGCTCTTGGCGCCGGTACAGACGATCTTCCCCGACCGGAAGATCAACGCGGCAGACTTGGGATTCTTGGTGCGGTAGACGAGCCCAGGGAACTGCTCGGGATCGTAGTCGGCCCCCTCGAGGTCCATCGCGACGCTCTGAAGGTCGAGTTCCTGCCCGATACTGGTCGACGCCACCACGTTTTCGATGTTGATGGAGTCCTTTGGGTCCGCCATTAGTCCCTAAAAAAACGTCTGTTATGTATATAAACCCCGGTACTTCTCGAAACCTGTCAAAGAGGGCCTGTTATCACGGAATGAATTAGACCGATGTAGCGAGCGGAGGGCGAGGAATGCTACAGCAGCGATTGAACGGCGGTGTACAATCGATCGTACGAACCCACAATATGTTTGGAATTATATAATATCTTGATTGTAGTCACTGGGGTCCTTCTCGGGAGCCTGTTGTTGAGATAGGTTCGCTGGCTGAGTGTGGGAGTTCAGGGGAGTAGTACTGCCGGCTACAGAGACTCAATAGTACTGGGAAACTCGTCAGGGTCAATTGGTTTTGTAAGAACCTTATCTGCTGCCTCCACCTCTTTTCTGATTCTTTCAACCCCTGCACCGGAGCCGGTTAATACAACCAAGGGAACATCTGATAGGTCAGCAGCTTCCCGCGCCTCGTCCAAGATCTCTCCCCCACTCATCTTGGGAAGATGCCAGTCGATAAGAATCAGATCGGGATGGGGCGCATCCTCATGCCCATTTCGCTGTTGGATAAAATCCAGTGCCTCACCGCCATCGGTCACGGCATGGATGGTGCTGTGGCCGCCTGCCTCGTTGAATAACTCTTCTGTGAGGCGGATATCGCCGGGATTGTCCTCCACTAAAAGCACATTTCCAATGTCTTTTGGCCCATCCATAAAGTGCCTTAACTAGGGTACAGGGTTAAGAGTTGGGTGAGTTTAACTGGTCGTGTTTAGTTTGTAGCATTGTGCCAGACGGCGAAGGCTTGGAGCCACGATTCGGCTGTCGACGGTTTTGCGTGGCTAAAGCAGTTTGAGAACGAAGAGGTGCGACGTTTTATCTCGCGAAAGACACGTTCTGCAGCGTTCCGATTTCCATGTTTTTCGTATCGAAATCGGAGCCCAGATCGACGGAGTGCAGCCTGGAGATGTTTTGCTCCATCGACGAGAAACACGGCATCGTCGAGGTCATATTTCTCAGTAAGTTCGTGGAGAAACCGTTCTGTCAATGCGGTCGTAGTCGTCGAATACAGCCGTGTATGGAGGATATTGTTTGTATCCGGATCGACGGCAGTGTACAGCCAATAACGATGTTCGTCAAGTTGAATCACCGTCTCGTCGAGCGCAACGTGATTCGGACTCTCATCAACTGCCGGCTGTAGATCGCACTTGTGAACCCAATCGTGGACTGCTTTACGACTGCGTTTGACACCGAACTTCTCTAATTCTCGAACTGTATTCGAAAGCGATAGACCAGCAAGATGGAGTCGAATACCAAGCTCCATCAGCTGACGCGGTGTCCGCTCTCGCTCCACAAAACTCAAATCGATCCAATCGTTACACCCACTGAAGCAGTGGATTTTTGGCATAGAGCACCACAAAATCGTACCGCCTCACTTTTCACGCTTACCGAAACAGCGCCCAGCGATGGGTGCGACTACGGAGAAACCTCGAGCGCAGTTTCTTTCATCCGCTCGAGCGTTTCGAGGTACGCTTCGGCGTCGAGCGCTGCCATGCTACCGGTTCCAGCGGCAGTGATCGCCTGTTGATAGTGCGGATCGGCGACGTCGCCGGCGGCGAAGACGCCCTCGACCGCCGTCTCGGTCGTCGCGCGGCCGGCGTCGTCGGTTCGAGTGTAGAGGTAGCCACTTTCGTCGCGACCGACGGCGGTCCCCTCGAGGAACTCGGTGTTCGGCGTGTGGCCGATGGCGTAGAACACGCCGCCGACGTCGACGGTCTCCCGGTCCACGTCCACGCCGTTTGTGGCTTTCTCGCTGGGGTAGCCGTCGGGATGGGAGACGAGCGTCGCGCCGGTGACGCCCTCCTCCTGCGAGCCGTGGAGCGCCTCGAGTTCCGTATTCCATCGGAACTTGATGGTCTCGTTGTCGCGAGCGCGGTCGGCCATGATCTCGGAGGCGCGTAGTTCCTCGCGGCGGTGGACGACCGTCACGCTGTCGGCGAACTTCGCGAGGAAGAGCGCTTCTTCCATCGCCGAATCGCCGCCGCCGATCACGAGGACGTCGTCCCCGCGGTGAAACGCGCCGTCGCAGGTCGCACACGTCGAGAGCCCGTAGCCCATCAGTTCGTCTTCGTTCTCGGCGCCGACCCAGCGAGCGCTCGCGCCGCTCGCGACGACCAGCGCACGCGTTCGCAGGGTATCGCCGTTCGAGAGTTCGAGCTCGAACAGCCGCTCCTCGAGCGTCGCGTTTTCGACGGTGCCGTGAGTGAATTCAGCGCCGAAGCGCTCCGCCTGGCTCTTGCCGTTTTGGATCAGCTCCATCCCGCCGACGCCCTCGGGGAAGCCGAGGTAGTTCTCGACGTCGGTCGTCAGCGTCAGCTGGCCGCCCGGTTCGGGCCCCTCGAGTACCAGCGGCTCGAGGTCGGCTCGCGCGGCGTAGACGGCCGCGGAGAGGCCGGCGACGCCGGAACCGACGATCACCACGTCGCGAACGTCCGCGGTCGTGTCCGTTTCCTCGTTCATTCGGTGTATCCCTCGATCAAGTCGCGGAGTCGGTCTTCCGGCAGCGCGCCGGACTGCTGTTCGACCTGCTCGCCGTCCGCGAAGAGAACGAGCGTCGGGACGCCGCGAACGCCGAACGAACCCGCGAGTTGCTGGTGTTCGTCGACGTCGACCTTCGCGATCACGGCCTCGGTCGTGCCCGCCAACTGTTCGAGGACGGGCTCGAGCATCTGACAGGGGCCACACCAGTCGGCGTAGAAGTCCACGAGGACGACGTCGTGTGCCGTCGTGACGTCCTCGAGGTGACTTCTTCCGTCGATGTAGATCGGTTCGTCGAGCGATTGCGCCGAAACGTCGTCGCGTGCATCTGTTGCCATCACCACTACGTACGAACCGACGCCGTTTAAAGGTTTTGTGTGTATTGCACAATACAGTAATTCTCAATTCCAAGACCGATTCTGGGACGAGCATACTCCGGAAACGAATGTGTTCGGGGAAGGCGAATACACTGGTTTGAGACTGCGGGAGAGGCGGAGCGGATCCTCCTCCGAACGAATCAGCTACTTAGTTTTGCACGTATACCTAACAACCGATCATTCGACAGAGTCGCCCGACCGTGCCGAGACACCCGCGTCGAAGCGGGCGAAATACCCGACTCGCGTTCCGACGCGCGCGTCGAACGCCAGACCCCGCCGTTCGATACGGTGTCGCAACCCTTCGAATCCGACGAAGTGCGGGTCGGGGAGCGACTCGCCGACGACGAGTCGGCCGTCGGGTTTCAGAACCCGATCGAGTTCGTCGAGCGCTCGCTCCTGGTCGGGAATCTCGCCGAGGACTAAGACCAGATACGCGGCGTCGAACGTGTCGTCCGGGTACGGAAGCGACCGTGCGTCACCGCGGATCGGTTCGACGTTCTGGGTTCCCTCCTGTCGCATTCGGATTCGGAGGTGTTCGACCATCTCCGATTGGACGTCCGCGGCGTGCAGTGTCCCCGACGGTTCGATCGCCCGTGCGACCATCCCGGTGTAGTAGCCGGTTCCCGGTCCGACCTCGAGAAGACGTTCACCGGGCCGGGGCTCGAGCACGTCGCGCAGCTGGGAGCGAGTAATGACCGGACGCGGGAGGTCGATCGCGTGGCGCTGAGCGTACGGGCACGGCGACGGGTTCGATCGCCACCGGAGGGCGTATCCGAGTCCGGCGAGCAGCGCGAATCCGAGCAGGGCGGCGATCGCTCGCGACGTCCGACGAGAAACCATGGGGATACCTTCGCTGCGGACGGACTACAGTCTTCCCCGAACCGACGCGGGCGTAGCGGGCTTGCCGTTGCTACCCCAACCACGACCCTCCTCGAACTCGATCGTGCAGTATGTCCTACACGCTTCGCACGCGGGCCGACGGCGAGTTCGACGACGTCGTCGAGAAAACGATCGACGCCCTCGAGGACGAGGGGTTCGGCGTGCTCTGCGATATCGACGTCCGGGAAACGCTGAAAAAGAAACTCGACGAGGACTTCCGACAGTACAGAATCCTGGGGGCGTGCAATCCGCAGTTGGCCCATCAGGGACTCGAGGACGATCTCGAACTCGGGACGTTGCTCCCGTGCAACGTCGTCGTCTACGACGATGACGACGGCGTCGTCGTCAGCGCGGTCGATCCGCAGCGTCTGATCGCCGTCGCCGAGAACGAGGACCTCGACCCGATCGGCGACGACGCGTCCGAGCGCTTCGAACGGGTTCTCGAGTCGCTGTAGTCGGGTCCAAGAGCGGCCGTTCGAGGGTCGGTCTCGTCCCGTCTACGGTTCATCCCGACGCCGCGTTCGCTTATGGGACGGGGAGGTGTCCGTCGTGCATGGTAGATTCGAACGACGACGAGTTCGACCCGACGGCGCCCGAACAGCGGGAGATCGGCCGCGAAATGGTCAACGAGAGTACGGGCCTCGGCTCCGTGATGGCCCACGCGTACCGGGGCGAACTCGGCCGGGTAGACATGTAGCGACAGCGCCTCGACCAGACGACGTGGGCGGTAACCGTGATGGCGGCGATCCTGACGTGGGCGTTCTCGAGTCCCGACAATCCCCACTACATCCTGCTGATCGGCATCGTGATCGTCACGGTCTTCCTCGGCATCGAGGCGCGACGGTACCGCGACTACGATGGCTTTCGGTCGCGCGTTCGGATTCTTCAGGAGAACCCGCTCGCGATCGCACTGTGGCCGCGAGAGCGCCGAGCGAAGGGAGACTTTCGCAAAGAGAACGGGGCAGGAGGCGGCTGGAAGGATTCCAATACAGAAGACGAGCCACGGAATCGATAATCGACTGCAGGGGATCAATTCGAGCTCGCTGCGCGAACTAGGCCGCGCAGTTGTTCGGCCCTAACTCGAGTTCCGTCGCCTCGGACTCGTCCTCGGGTGGCTCCGAACCCGTGTTGATCTCGATTACGCGCTCGTAGTTCGGTGGCTTGTCGGGCGCGTTGTCGACCAATCGGTCCACGAACTCGTCCTCGTCCAGTCCCAGCAGGCCGAGGCTGTCGCGGAGGTCACCCAGTCGAGCGCCGATCAGTTCGCCGGGCGAGCCGACCTCGTATCGGTTGTCCTCCGTGACCGAAACGTGGCCCGGAAGGATCCGCGTCTCATCCGGTAACTCGAGGATGGTCTCGTGGAGCGACTCGTAGAGCAGTTCGGCTCCTCGTGCCGCATCTTCGTCACCGAACTGCAGTTCCGTTCGCCCCACCGACTCGACGAACAGCGTGTCGCCAGTCAGCAACGCCTCGCCGTCGATCAGGTAGTTGACCATCTCGGACGTGTGCCCCGGCGTGTGGAGCACTTCGATCTCGATCTCGCCGAGTTCGATCGTCTCACCGTCGGCGAGGGGTTCGTAGTCGTACTCGACGCCCCGCTCGCTCGCGTGTTCTCCGAGGTGGTACGGTACGTCGAGTTCGTCCGCGAGCTTCGGTCCACCCGAGATGTGGTCGGCGTGGACGTGGGTATCGAGGACGCGCTCGATCGTCAGCCCGGCCTCCTCGGCGACGATCTTGAACTGGTCCGTCTGACGGGTCGCATCGACGACGACTGCCGATTCGGCGGATTTCGAGCCGACAATATAGCCGAGACAGCCCTTCGCCCGCCGCTGCAGTTGGATGATAACGAGGTCGCCGTTTTCGGTCTCGACGGGGACGACCTCGTAGACCTTGCTCCAGTCCTCCATGCCGCCCTTTACCACGGACACGTCGTCGTAGTCGTGTTGCTCGAGTGCGAAACTGAACGGCGTCGAGGTGAGTCCCTTTCCACAGATCGCGACGATCGAATCGCCGTCTTTCGCCTCTTCGACATGCTCGAGGTCTGCGTCTGTGATCTCGTCATCTGGGCCGAACGGAACGTTTTCGGCGCCGTGAATCCGCCATCCCTCGTAACTGTCCTCGGGCCGTGTATCAACGAGCGTGAACGCCTCGTTCGAATCGATCATCTCCGCGAGTCGCTCAGGGGAAATCTGGTTTACCATTGAATTCACCCTACAATACTATCTGGCGCGAGGCCACGGATAGTTCTCGTCCCTGCATAAGCGCCTACGACCCCCGATACGAGTACCGAGCAATCTGAGGGCAGACGGTTTCGGTTGGAGTTAGCTGCGATTCGCAGTACTCCCCTGCCGTCATCGGAGTTCGGACGAGTTCCGTCTCCTCGTCGTCGGTCGTCGAGTGATGACACCAGCAAGGAGGAAGTCCGGAAACGGCTTCGGCTGACCCTGTTCGGGGCGGTACCGACGGCCTCGTTATAACCCGACGATGGTTTTCTACTGAGGAGGTGCATCTTACCCCGGGACCGTCTTCAATCCCCAGTAGTCGCCGTCTCGCGACTCGCCGACTGTCGGTGTGCACGCCAGAGCCCCTGGACATAGGCACCGACGAACATCCCGACGACGGCCCAGAGGATCGGGTAATTGCCGATTCCCAGACTCGCGTAGCCAGTACCGGGACAGACGCCCGAAAGCCCCCAACCAGCACCGAAGACGACGCCACCGACGACGACGTTCCTATCGAACCCCTTCTCACGGCCGGCGTAGCGCGTCCCCGTCAGCGGCGCCGTCTCGAGGACTCGCGTTCCCAACTGGATCGCGAGGCCCGTGACGAGGGCCGCACCGCCCATCACGAAGAGCAGTCCGAAGTCCTCGAGCTGGAGGAAGTCCAGCACGATGTCGGGGCGGGCCATCCGACTGTACGCCAACCCGAACCCGTGCGAGAGTCCGCCGGCGACGACGAGGGCCATGAATAGCGGCCCGTGGTCGTCGTCACTCATCAGGGAGTCACCCCTAGCGAGGCG
This window encodes:
- a CDS encoding DUF6788 family protein, producing MASPPKPPTELPKYIAEGTPKQNDATLHALRDWIDELLAYRQGVAAEEITVEGNESIETVEESSDGTVVIKKVSCGKENCKCQRGQLHGPYKYIVRRKGEKLNWDYRGPVDK
- a CDS encoding IS1595 family transposase, which codes for MIPLDVFGSESVAADLLAQVRWRNGVTCPRCRSDLAVKNGSYGHFQRYLCKNCDRTFNDKTGTIFAHSKVALRKWLFSIYAFLRFNTSLRQLQLEIDVQYKTIYQRVERFTKALDAPSLDLVGPVEIDEVYVSAGLKGRERDQESRSRGLSTRGRGSYDQDKPPVFTIVDRGTGDRYVIPAKSADESTIRLLLANREKEPLTVYTDGFRAYDPLAEDDAFDREYVVHGDGEYADENVHVNTCESHGSLLRPWLSPHRGISKDKLTQYLRAFQLRRKLLRKPGREALKHAVKATL
- a CDS encoding TATA-box-binding protein, translating into MADPKDSINIENVVASTSIGQELDLQSVAMDLEGADYDPEQFPGLVYRTKNPKSAALIFRSGKIVCTGAKSIDAVHESLEIVFDKLRNLQIQVEDDPEIVVQNIVSSADLGRNLNLNAIAIGLGLENIEYEPEQFPGLVYRLDDPEVVALLFGSGKLVVTGGKQVEDAEEAVDVIVDRLEDLGLLE
- a CDS encoding response regulator codes for the protein MDGPKDIGNVLLVEDNPGDIRLTEELFNEAGGHSTIHAVTDGGEALDFIQQRNGHEDAPHPDLILIDWHLPKMSGGEILDEAREAADLSDVPLVVLTGSGAGVERIRKEVEAADKVLTKPIDPDEFPSTIESL
- a CDS encoding IS6 family transposase; the protein is MPKIHCFSGCNDWIDLSFVERERTPRQLMELGIRLHLAGLSLSNTVRELEKFGVKRSRKAVHDWVHKCDLQPAVDESPNHVALDETVIQLDEHRYWLYTAVDPDTNNILHTRLYSTTTTALTERFLHELTEKYDLDDAVFLVDGAKHLQAALRRSGLRFRYEKHGNRNAAERVFREIKRRTSSFSNCFSHAKPSTAESWLQAFAVWHNATN
- a CDS encoding NAD(P)/FAD-dependent oxidoreductase; this encodes MNEETDTTADVRDVVIVGSGVAGLSAAVYAARADLEPLVLEGPEPGGQLTLTTDVENYLGFPEGVGGMELIQNGKSQAERFGAEFTHGTVENATLEERLFELELSNGDTLRTRALVVASGASARWVGAENEDELMGYGLSTCATCDGAFHRGDDVLVIGGGDSAMEEALFLAKFADSVTVVHRREELRASEIMADRARDNETIKFRWNTELEALHGSQEEGVTGATLVSHPDGYPSEKATNGVDVDRETVDVGGVFYAIGHTPNTEFLEGTAVGRDESGYLYTRTDDAGRATTETAVEGVFAAGDVADPHYQQAITAAGTGSMAALDAEAYLETLERMKETALEVSP
- the trxA gene encoding thioredoxin, producing MATDARDDVSAQSLDEPIYIDGRSHLEDVTTAHDVVLVDFYADWCGPCQMLEPVLEQLAGTTEAVIAKVDVDEHQQLAGSFGVRGVPTLVLFADGEQVEQQSGALPEDRLRDLIEGYTE
- a CDS encoding class I SAM-dependent methyltransferase — protein: MVSRRTSRAIAALLGFALLAGLGYALRWRSNPSPCPYAQRHAIDLPRPVITRSQLRDVLEPRPGERLLEVGPGTGYYTGMVARAIEPSGTLHAADVQSEMVEHLRIRMRQEGTQNVEPIRGDARSLPYPDDTFDAAYLVLVLGEIPDQERALDELDRVLKPDGRLVVGESLPDPHFVGFEGLRHRIERRGLAFDARVGTRVGYFARFDAGVSARSGDSVE
- a CDS encoding DUF302 domain-containing protein, giving the protein MSYTLRTRADGEFDDVVEKTIDALEDEGFGVLCDIDVRETLKKKLDEDFRQYRILGACNPQLAHQGLEDDLELGTLLPCNVVVYDDDDGVVVSAVDPQRLIAVAENEDLDPIGDDASERFERVLESL
- a CDS encoding MBL fold metallo-hydrolase, which translates into the protein MVNQISPERLAEMIDSNEAFTLVDTRPEDSYEGWRIHGAENVPFGPDDEITDADLEHVEEAKDGDSIVAICGKGLTSTPFSFALEQHDYDDVSVVKGGMEDWSKVYEVVPVETENGDLVIIQLQRRAKGCLGYIVGSKSAESAVVVDATRQTDQFKIVAEEAGLTIERVLDTHVHADHISGGPKLADELDVPYHLGEHASERGVEYDYEPLADGETIELGEIEIEVLHTPGHTSEMVNYLIDGEALLTGDTLFVESVGRTELQFGDEDAARGAELLYESLHETILELPDETRILPGHVSVTEDNRYEVGSPGELIGARLGDLRDSLGLLGLDEDEFVDRLVDNAPDKPPNYERVIEINTGSEPPEDESEATELELGPNNCAA
- a CDS encoding DUF6691 family protein — encoded protein: MSDDDHGPLFMALVVAGGLSHGFGLAYSRMARPDIVLDFLQLEDFGLLFVMGGAALVTGLAIQLGTRVLETAPLTGTRYAGREKGFDRNVVVGGVVFGAGWGLSGVCPGTGYASLGIGNYPILWAVVGMFVGAYVQGLWRAHRQSASRETATTGD